In the Halorubrum ruber genome, GCCCAGAGCTTCGCCCGCATCCACAAGGCGAACCTCTTCAACTTCGGGATCGTCCCGCTGGCGATCGACGAGGAGACGTACGAGAAGATCGAGCAGGGAGACGACCTCGCGATCGTCGACGACGTGCCCGCGGGCGTCCGCTCCGGGCAGGAGGAGTTCACCGTGAGCGTCAACGGCGAGTGGGAGTTCACCGCCGACCTCGACGCCTCCGAGCGCGAGCGCGATATCCTCGCGGCCGGCGGCAAGCTCTCGTGGGTCAAACAGCAGCACGCCGACGGCGGCTCCGGCGCGGCGCCGGCCGACGACTGAGCGCGCTGTCCACCGAGCGAAGCCAGTTCAGACCTCCGAATTCGCTTTTTTTCGCCGGACCCACCTCGTAGCGGCGGCTACCGACTTGCGAATTGGCGACGCTTTCGGCTGTGATCGATTCCGGGAGTGAGTATCGCAGATCGGTAGCGGCGATTCAGTATTTAAATAATCGCCAGCGGCGCCAACGGTCGTTTATAAATGCCGGTGCGGTGGCGCGCGCCTCCGAGTGGCCGCCGAAGGCGGCCGCGAGGAGCGCGTGCGAGGGAGTCGGGCGCAACGAGGGCGACCGAAGGGAGCCCGAAGGCGCGCCCGACGAGGCTGGGGAGGCGTGAGGTGCGGGTGCTGTGCGGTGCGGGGCGGGACTCAAAGGGGCAGTCGCGAGGGCGAAGCACGCCGTAGCAAGCACCGCAGCGAGGGAGCGAAAGCGACCGAGTGAGGAGCGCAGCAAGGCGCGCGAGCCGTCGCGACTGGGGCTTTAGAGGTCGTCAGCGCAACGCGGTTGACTGTTTATAAACGGCCGATAGCAACACCGCGCTCCGCTTTATAAACGACCACACTCACGACGTACTACACCCACTCCAGCTGTCGATTACAGTTCTTCCGATCACGACACGCGTCTCGTCGCCGACGTAGCGCCGCCGCTCTATACGTGGGATCGAAACGAAAAACCGCGAGACGCGTCCCGTCGGTCCGAACGCTGAAACCGGCGTTAGCGGGCCGCGGCGGCGACGCGCTCGCGCTCTTCCTTCTGCGAGATGGAGTAGGAGCCCTCGACGTCGTAGTCGGCGGCGGCGACGAGCTCGTTGGCGAGCGCCTCGGCAGCCGCGGTCGTCGACTTGTACGTCGCGCTGGCGACGGCGTCGGAGATGAACAGCAGCGCCTGATCGACGCGGCGCTGGGGCGCGACGTCGACCGCCTTCGGGACGGAGATGCCGCCGTACTTCAGGCGGACGGTCTCCTCGCGAGGCGCGGCGTTCTCGACGGCCCGGACGAGCACCTGGACCGGGTTCTCCTCGGTCCGCTCGTGGACGATGTCGAAGGCGTCGCGGACGATCCGCGTCGCCTGCTGCTTCTTGCCCGTGTTCTCGTCGGTCTGCATCAGGCGGTTGATCAGCCGCTCGACGAGAGAGATCTCGGACTTCTTGAACTGTTTCGACGCGTGGCGACCCATCGTGTGCGCGATGGGCGTCACGGTCATGTAGCGCTTCGTCGAGGGGTCCTCGTAGGCGATCTCGGTGACGTCCCAGACGCCGAACAGCTTGGCGTTCTCGTTGGCGGCCTCGCTGGAGGCGGGCGCGTCCGGGTCCGGCTCGTCGGCGGCGACGTCCTCCTCGGACGGCGCCTCGGTCTCCTCGCCGCTCATCTGACCGGCTTCTCCGCGTTGCCGCGAACCAGTTCGATCATCGACACGCCGTTGACCTTCTCGACCTTGTAGTTGACGCCGGAGAGGTCGCCCATCGCGCGGCCCTTCGCGCCGCCGATGCCGGCGATGGTGACCTCGTCGTGCTCGTCGATGAAGGAGATCGCGCCGTCACCGGGACAGAACGCGGTGACCTGCTTCCCGTTTTTGATGAGCTGAACCCGGACGCACTTTCGGATCGCCGAGTTCGGCTGCTTTGCCTCGATGCCGACCTTCTCGAGGACGATGCCGCGCGCCTGCGGGGCACCTTCCAGCGGGTCGGACTTCTTTTTGAGCCCGCGCTCGCGCCGAGCGTACTCGGAGTCGGACCAGCGGCGCTTCTGCCGGTCCTTTTTGAGCTTACGGGCCGCGTACTTGCCGTTCGCCATCGTACGCCTACTTCCGAACGGAGCTACTTAAGCGTCGTCTTTCTCCGTCGCGAAACGGCCTCAGATCCCCCGAGCGGTACCTCTCGACGGATCTGAGAGTGTTTCACGCAGATCCGTGATCGAAAACGACGGACGCTCGCTCCCGCTGAGCCGATAAGCCGGCGAGAGCGCCTGTCGTTCGATCGCGATCGAGCGCGTCCGAGCGTCAGCCGCTCGTCTCCTCGCGCGCCGTCTCGACCCACCCCGGCTCCGACACCGTCGCGCCGAGGTCCCGGTAGTCGATGTCGACGTCGACGGTCGCCTCCTGCCCGTCGTGCTCGCCCGCCCACGACTGGACGAGCCGCGGCACCACGCCGGACTCGTACACGTGAACGGTCGCTGACGCCGTCTCGACGGTCTCGGGGATGTTCCGGTCGCCCTCGAAGGCGTCGGCCGCGAACCGCGCGGTCGGCTCGCCGCGCACCTCGCCGCCGCCGTCGCTCGTCGGGTTCCACAGGTTCAGCCCCTCGTACTCCGTCTCGCCGCCCTCGGTCTGCCCCTCGACGCGGATTCCTGTCACCACCTCGGAGCGCATCGCCGACTCGAACTCCGCCGCCGACCGGTCCGTCGACTGGCGGGCGTACCGCGTCCCGTCGGCGGTCCGCCGGCGGATGAACGCCGTCCCGTCGGCGACGTACAGCTCCGAGACGTCCGGCTCGTCGGTCTCGGTCACCTCCTGTCGCACGTACTGGCGCCCGTTTTCGAGGTCGTACCGCGACTCGTACTCCTGTGAGGGGAGCCACGGGCTCGGCTCCGCGTCGCCCTCGTGGCTCGTCGCCGCCGTCGACGAGAGTGTGGCGCCCCCGGCGTCGACGAGCGCGTCGGCGTGTCGCTCCGCGAGCGTCGCGACGTCGAGGCCGTCCTCCGCCCGCCAGTCGGCGTCGGGGAAGGGTCGCTCCGCCGAGTCGCCGCCGAGACAACCGGCGGCGCCGACCGCGGCTCCGGCGCCGACCCCGGCGAGGAAGCGTCTCCGGTTCATACGACGAGAAACGGGCGGGGCGGCAAAAGGGCGCGGGTTCCCGGCTCAGGTCAGCTGGACGTCGTCGATGTCGTAGTGCCGCTCCGCGAGCTGGCGGGCAGTCTCGATGTTCGCGCCCTCCGCGCCGATGGCGACGCCCCGGTCCGCTTCGTCGACCTCGACGTACGCCACGCGGTCGTTCTGCTCGGAGATGGTGACGGCGTTGACGGCCGCCGGCGCGAGCGCGCTCGCGACGAACGCCTCGGCGGTGTCGGCGTCCTCGACCAGTTCGATCGACTTGTCGAGCCGCCGCTCGGCCTCCGCGACGGTCTCGCCGCCCTGGCCGATCGCGCTCGCCATCTCGCCGGCCGGGACCACGAACACGAGCCGGTCGCCCTCCACGAGGCAGTCCGTCGGCGTGACCCCGGTCAGCTCGTCGAACCGACCGATGTACTGCCGCGCCTCGTCGGAGAGCTCGACGTACATTAGTCGTCGCTCACGACGCGCGACCCCATCCGGAGGTCGACGTCGCCGGTCCCCATCGAGATGGGCTTGCCGGCGATGACGTTCTCGATGACGCCGTCGAGGTCGTCGTACTCGCCGTGGATCGCGGCGTCGAGCAGGTGGTTGACCGTCACCTCGAACGCCGCGCGCGCGAGCACCGAGTCCTTGTTGCCGGAGATGCCGTGCCGGCCGATCGATTCGATCTCGCCGTTGTTCGTCATGATGTCGGCGACGAGCATGAGGTGGCGGACGTTCACGTCGTCGAGCCCCTGCTCTTCGAGCGTGTTCTTCGTCTCGTCGATGATCGTCTCGCGGGCGGCCTCGACCCCGAGGTTGCGGTAGATCTCGTGGATGTTGTTACACGTCGTCCGCGAGGCGTCGACGCCCTCGATGTCGAGGGTGTCGCCGAACGCCGACCCCTCGGTGTAGAGGACGAACTCCTCGTCGCCGTCGATCTCCTCTTTGCGGATGACGACGCGCTCGATCTCCTCGATCCCCTTGAACACGATCTCCCGGAGCTTCTCGACGAGCTGGAGCAGCTCGCGGTAGCTCGGCTCGTTGGGACCGAACTCGATGACCGTGCCGGCCTGCCGGGCGTCGACGCCCAGCGAGTCCTCGATCGTCTCGGCGATGATCTCCGCGACCTCCGTCGCGTCGGAGTGGGTTGGCCACCGCTCCAAGAGCGTGTCGTCGTTTAAGTCGATCCGGACCAGCATGTCTGCGACGTTCGTCGACACGTCGCCGAGCGCGAGGATGCGCGTGGCCTCGATCGACCAGACGACCTCGTGAGCCTTCTCGCGGTCGGTCGCGTACTCGCCGTCGAGGTGGACCGTCATCATCGGCGTGTCCGGCGTCTTCCGGGCGTCCACCAGCTCGATGAGCCGGGGGAGCCCCTGCGTGACGTCGATTTCTGCGACGCCAGCGTAGTGGAACGTGTTCATCGTGTTGTGCGTCACGACGCCTTCTGCCGTGGTGAACGTCTCCAGTCCCTCGACGGAGAAGTCGTACACGTGGTCGTGTTCCGTCGGTACGGCTTCGATCGACTCGATGCGGTCCCACACAACGTCGCCATCGACCGCCTGACGGAGTTCGTCGAGCGCCTCCGAGTCGACGCCGGCCTCCTCCGCTTCGTCAACGAGCCGTCGGAGCCGGGAGCGGCCGATCCGCTGGCGGTTCGACGCCGCGTTTACCTGTCGGCTCGGAATGCCGGCGTCGGACGCGACCTCGCGGAGCGCGTCACCGAAGTTCGGAACCTGATCGGTGGCGTCCGGCCCCGTCTCATCGATTTCGGCGGCCGCGGCGTCGAGTTCGTCCCCCCGCTCGCCGACCATCCCGATCCGGTCGGCGAAGCGCTGGACGTGTTTCTTCGGCACGCGGAGCGTCCGCGACGCGTCCTGTTCGCCGAGTGTCGCGTACACGTCGAAGCGAGCGAGCAGCAGCGCGATTCCCGCGGTGAGCCGGTCGCTCGTCGAACTGGAACGGACCGCGCTTTCCGCGACGTTGCCGTCGCCGCTGAAGTACCCACGGAGCAGCCCCCGGACGAACTCGTCGTTCGCGCCGAACGCGAAGCCCGGAACGATCTTCCGCTCGTCTTCCGTACACGCAGCGCGCAGGAAGTCGGCGAGGATCGTCCCGTTCACGCGAACGTCGTAACCGCGGGCGAACCCGCTGTCGTTCTCGTACTCGTTCACCGAGAGGTCGAACCGGTCGGCGAACGTTCGAATCCCGTCTTGGAACGTCTCGTCGACGTTCGAGACGGAGACGTAGTGGTCCGTCAGCGACCCTTCCGCGAGCCACGCGCCGACGAAGAACCCGGTATCCGCGTCGAGCGGGAAGCGTTCCGGGAGACCGACCGTCCCGCCGGTCGGATAGACGGTCTCTTCGTCGAGGTCTCCCGCGTCGAGCGCGTCGCGCTTGTTGCGGAGCTGATCCGCTCCGACCGGAGCGGTGTCGACGCCGCCGTCAGCGAGCGTCGAGGTGTACCAGTAATCGGTTGCTGGGAGGTACTCCCGGAGGTCGACCTCGTCGTCGCCGTCGCTCTCGTACGATCCGACGACCGGGAGCCAGTCGCCCGTTTCGAGCTCGTTGCCGGTGACCGGGACGACCTCGTTGTCGCGTCGGGTGACGAACGAGTGGGCCTTCGTCGCCCGGATCGTCCGACCGGACTCGAGTTCGAACCGAAGCAGCTCGTCCGGCGCGTCGTGGCGACTGACCTCTTCGACGGGCTTCCAGCGCACACCCTCGTCGCCGTCGAGGCTGAGCGTCTCCAGCCCGTCGGGCGCGAGCCCGACCTCGTGGTCGTCTACTGACCGGGACTCGCGGGACGTGAGTACCTCGTCGACGAGCGGACCGATCTCGACGATGTCGGTCGTTCCGTTCCGCCGAACCACGACGCGCTCGTCGTGCGGGACGCTCATCTGCGTCCCGGGCTCGCCGATCGACTGCGCCGAGACCGTCCCGACCGGGTCGAGCGGGTCGACCCGCGTCTGCTCGTAGCGGTTCACGACGCCCTCGACGATATCGGTCGCCTGTTCGATGGTAACTTCGCCGGCCTCCTCGGCCTTCCGGTCGATGGCGTCGTACACCTTCGTCTTGAGTCGGCGGGGGAGCTCGGTCGCCTCCACGACCGCCTCCATGTCGTCGGTGACGCCGTCGTACTCAGTCATCGGACTCCACCCCCGGCCCGCCGGCCTTGTTGAGCCCTGGCCCGGCGTGCTCCGAGAGGTTCGTCGGCGGCTCGCGCTCGCCGAGGAACCGCTCCTTCTCCTCGTCGGAGGCGAACTCGGCGTCGACGACGCGGTCGACGATGCCGTCGACGTCGATGCCGTCCTCCTCGCCGGAGGAGACCTTCACCGGCGAGGTGCCGTCCTCGCCGAACTCGAACTGGACGATCCGGCCCGAGGTGTCCCGAACCGTGCCGTCGTACTGCGCCTCCAACTCGGAGAGCGCGTTGATGAGCCGCCGCTGGAGGT is a window encoding:
- a CDS encoding 30S ribosomal protein S7, yielding MSGEETEAPSEEDVAADEPDPDAPASSEAANENAKLFGVWDVTEIAYEDPSTKRYMTVTPIAHTMGRHASKQFKKSEISLVERLINRLMQTDENTGKKQQATRIVRDAFDIVHERTEENPVQVLVRAVENAAPREETVRLKYGGISVPKAVDVAPQRRVDQALLFISDAVASATYKSTTAAAEALANELVAAADYDVEGSYSISQKEERERVAAAAR
- a CDS encoding 30S ribosomal protein S12, which encodes MANGKYAARKLKKDRQKRRWSDSEYARRERGLKKKSDPLEGAPQARGIVLEKVGIEAKQPNSAIRKCVRVQLIKNGKQVTAFCPGDGAISFIDEHDEVTIAGIGGAKGRAMGDLSGVNYKVEKVNGVSMIELVRGNAEKPVR
- a CDS encoding DUF7537 family lipoprotein, yielding MNRRRFLAGVGAGAAVGAAGCLGGDSAERPFPDADWRAEDGLDVATLAERHADALVDAGGATLSSTAATSHEGDAEPSPWLPSQEYESRYDLENGRQYVRQEVTETDEPDVSELYVADGTAFIRRRTADGTRYARQSTDRSAAEFESAMRSEVVTGIRVEGQTEGGETEYEGLNLWNPTSDGGGEVRGEPTARFAADAFEGDRNIPETVETASATVHVYESGVVPRLVQSWAGEHDGQEATVDVDIDYRDLGATVSEPGWVETAREETSG
- a CDS encoding NusA-like transcription termination signal-binding factor; this translates as MYVELSDEARQYIGRFDELTGVTPTDCLVEGDRLVFVVPAGEMASAIGQGGETVAEAERRLDKSIELVEDADTAEAFVASALAPAAVNAVTISEQNDRVAYVEVDEADRGVAIGAEGANIETARQLAERHYDIDDVQLT
- a CDS encoding DNA-directed RNA polymerase subunit A''; translated protein: MTEYDGVTDDMEAVVEATELPRRLKTKVYDAIDRKAEEAGEVTIEQATDIVEGVVNRYEQTRVDPLDPVGTVSAQSIGEPGTQMSVPHDERVVVRRNGTTDIVEIGPLVDEVLTSRESRSVDDHEVGLAPDGLETLSLDGDEGVRWKPVEEVSRHDAPDELLRFELESGRTIRATKAHSFVTRRDNEVVPVTGNELETGDWLPVVGSYESDGDDEVDLREYLPATDYWYTSTLADGGVDTAPVGADQLRNKRDALDAGDLDEETVYPTGGTVGLPERFPLDADTGFFVGAWLAEGSLTDHYVSVSNVDETFQDGIRTFADRFDLSVNEYENDSGFARGYDVRVNGTILADFLRAACTEDERKIVPGFAFGANDEFVRGLLRGYFSGDGNVAESAVRSSSTSDRLTAGIALLLARFDVYATLGEQDASRTLRVPKKHVQRFADRIGMVGERGDELDAAAAEIDETGPDATDQVPNFGDALREVASDAGIPSRQVNAASNRQRIGRSRLRRLVDEAEEAGVDSEALDELRQAVDGDVVWDRIESIEAVPTEHDHVYDFSVEGLETFTTAEGVVTHNTMNTFHYAGVAEIDVTQGLPRLIELVDARKTPDTPMMTVHLDGEYATDREKAHEVVWSIEATRILALGDVSTNVADMLVRIDLNDDTLLERWPTHSDATEVAEIIAETIEDSLGVDARQAGTVIEFGPNEPSYRELLQLVEKLREIVFKGIEEIERVVIRKEEIDGDEEFVLYTEGSAFGDTLDIEGVDASRTTCNNIHEIYRNLGVEAARETIIDETKNTLEEQGLDDVNVRHLMLVADIMTNNGEIESIGRHGISGNKDSVLARAAFEVTVNHLLDAAIHGEYDDLDGVIENVIAGKPISMGTGDVDLRMGSRVVSDD